From a single Halodesulfovibrio marinisediminis DSM 17456 genomic region:
- a CDS encoding phage tail protein, whose protein sequence is MPQKYYPQITQVGLEKLTKASLMGKKLTLSHMAVGDGSNPVIDIAATKLKHEVYRAAIDEVSLDKKVANRVQVTLVIPVEVGGFNITELGVFDSDGDLIAISRFPATYKPGLNEGSGREIRVQMTLQLSNANVINIQIDRTVAIATKQDVHDHNNDPDAHPRIQQHIKDRNDPHGTIPDGGKTGQVLIKQADGGIAWGTVAGVPVGELCFSTNGLALPGTIPVNVKQKVLCSAFPQLFEWMKGGTYLRSEAAWDAEAAAQDGSCGKYCWDGGEYFILPCYTRYFAAAHEGKVVGSWDGDAIRKIAGTFPVDDDIRLNSTHRNLYTGAFVCEESNITPYDETSSHSINSQNDGGKAKFDSSRVVPTADENRPKTSYVLPCIKAFDVPVNAAHVDMLALAKQVAAINGNKADKASFANLLSDFGWQKFEGGLILQWGWPCTKAGAGYWHYPIAFPTKCFCVLCSEDASDLSVRAGAVPDLTNATTVKTRAKISSSYTSGADGILTIAIGY, encoded by the coding sequence ATGCCACAGAAATATTACCCTCAAATTACGCAGGTTGGTTTGGAGAAACTAACCAAAGCGTCATTAATGGGGAAAAAGCTGACATTGTCACACATGGCTGTTGGTGATGGAAGCAATCCGGTTATCGATATTGCAGCGACTAAGCTGAAGCACGAGGTTTATCGTGCTGCTATTGATGAAGTTTCTCTTGATAAGAAAGTTGCAAATCGTGTGCAGGTGACGCTTGTCATTCCAGTTGAGGTCGGCGGGTTCAATATTACTGAGCTTGGGGTGTTCGATAGCGACGGAGACTTGATTGCAATTAGCCGTTTTCCTGCCACCTATAAGCCTGGTCTTAATGAAGGTTCCGGTCGCGAGATTCGTGTGCAGATGACCTTGCAGTTAAGCAATGCGAACGTAATTAATATTCAGATTGATCGAACAGTTGCAATTGCGACTAAGCAGGACGTGCATGATCACAATAACGATCCGGATGCGCATCCTCGAATACAGCAGCATATTAAGGATAGAAACGATCCCCATGGAACTATTCCAGACGGTGGCAAAACCGGACAGGTTCTAATTAAACAGGCAGACGGGGGCATTGCATGGGGAACCGTTGCAGGTGTTCCCGTGGGTGAACTCTGCTTCTCCACTAATGGTTTAGCTCTTCCCGGAACAATTCCTGTCAACGTAAAGCAAAAAGTCCTTTGTAGCGCATTTCCGCAGCTTTTCGAATGGATGAAGGGCGGAACGTACCTTAGGAGCGAAGCAGCATGGGACGCTGAAGCAGCAGCACAGGACGGCTCATGCGGCAAGTACTGCTGGGATGGCGGGGAGTACTTTATTCTGCCGTGCTACACCCGCTATTTTGCAGCGGCACATGAGGGTAAAGTAGTTGGCTCATGGGATGGGGATGCGATTCGAAAGATTGCGGGTACGTTCCCTGTAGATGACGATATTCGATTGAATTCAACTCATCGAAATTTATACACTGGTGCATTCGTGTGTGAAGAGAGTAATATTACTCCTTACGATGAAACATCGTCCCACAGTATAAATTCTCAAAATGATGGTGGCAAAGCTAAATTTGATTCTTCTCGCGTTGTCCCAACCGCAGACGAGAACCGTCCGAAAACATCTTATGTCCTGCCATGCATCAAGGCGTTTGATGTGCCTGTTAATGCTGCACATGTAGATATGTTGGCATTGGCGAAGCAGGTGGCGGCAATTAATGGAAACAAGGCTGATAAGGCGAGCTTTGCAAACCTTCTTTCTGATTTTGGGTGGCAGAAGTTTGAGGGAGGCCTGATCTTGCAATGGGGTTGGCCTTGTACGAAGGCAGGTGCGGGGTATTGGCATTATCCAATTGCATTCCCAACTAAATGTTTTTGCGTTTTATGTTCGGAAGATGCTAGCGATCTTAGTGTTAGGGCTGGTGCAGTACCAGATTTGACCAATGCAACAACGGTAAAAACACGGGCTAAGATTTCATCTTCGTACACATCAGGTGCAGATGGAATTCTTACGATCGCGATAGGATATTAA
- a CDS encoding phage tail-collar fiber domain-containing protein — MPQNYSPQITRVGLAKLTNASLLGKKLTLSHMAVGDGSGSTINLDATKLEHEVYRAPINEIRLDDNAADRVLAVLVIPIDAGGFNISELGLFDSDGELIAVSRFPATYKPRLAEGTGREISVRMKLQLSNVDVIKLQVDPTAVLATQHFVGESLKQHEAKKHPVKWSEVVEKPNVFPPSRHNHNEAYYTQAQVDTLLAVSGVPRGGCVWFDGAINSSGRPLDPVTKKPMLAFGVCDGRTYEAPDGRRVSTPNARDRFIVAAGGKYKVRNVGGAEHVTLSVSEIPPHDHSLILAGYPDGAGALDQGSYPVSGKTGVTGSGQSHENRPPYLGLFLIKRL; from the coding sequence ATGCCACAGAATTATTCCCCGCAGATTACGCGGGTTGGTTTGGCAAAGTTAACGAATGCATCCCTATTGGGGAAAAAGCTTACGCTGTCACACATGGCTGTTGGTGACGGGAGCGGTTCTACAATTAATTTGGATGCAACTAAGCTGGAGCACGAAGTCTACCGTGCGCCGATCAATGAGATTCGCCTTGATGATAACGCTGCTGACAGAGTGCTAGCAGTTCTTGTGATTCCGATTGATGCTGGCGGGTTTAACATTAGCGAGCTTGGTCTGTTTGACAGTGACGGAGAGCTGATTGCGGTTAGCCGTTTTCCTGCCACATACAAGCCGAGACTTGCTGAAGGCACAGGTCGAGAGATTAGTGTCCGGATGAAGCTGCAACTGAGTAATGTCGATGTGATTAAACTGCAAGTTGATCCGACTGCTGTTTTAGCGACTCAGCACTTTGTGGGTGAAAGTTTAAAGCAGCACGAAGCCAAGAAGCACCCAGTAAAGTGGAGTGAAGTTGTAGAGAAGCCTAACGTCTTCCCGCCATCACGCCATAACCATAATGAGGCGTATTATACACAGGCTCAGGTAGATACGTTGCTTGCTGTATCAGGCGTGCCGCGTGGCGGATGTGTCTGGTTCGATGGAGCCATAAATAGTTCAGGACGTCCGCTTGATCCCGTTACGAAAAAACCAATGCTCGCGTTTGGTGTGTGTGATGGGCGTACATATGAAGCACCTGATGGGCGCAGGGTTTCGACTCCTAACGCACGTGATCGGTTTATAGTTGCTGCTGGGGGTAAGTATAAAGTTAGGAATGTTGGTGGTGCAGAGCACGTTACTTTGTCTGTCTCAGAAATTCCACCGCACGATCATAGCCTTATTTTAGCGGGCTATCCTGATGGGGCGGGAGCGTTGGATCAAGGTTCTTACCCTGTTTCAGGAAAAACAGGAGTGACTGGTAGTGGGCAGTCTCATGAGAACCGTCCGCCCTACTTAGGCTTGTTTCTTATTAAACGCCTTTAG
- a CDS encoding phage tail protein I: MTLLPSNATKYERALEKTCARSFSLPVLINTLRNPFKCPKETLPWLAYEWSVDEWNEEWSEEQKRQVVAQAIAVHKKKGTRGAVEDAINALGYNINAIEWWEQSPKGKPATYQLDITADGRGVSEDVVDGLLKVVARTKNTRSHMSKLRVTGSVSETFYSGACVIAGDTVAIEPLTPEDIETSGVYVAACSYTIYESMG; this comes from the coding sequence ATGACGCTACTTCCCTCCAACGCAACGAAATATGAACGCGCATTAGAAAAAACGTGCGCCCGTTCGTTTTCCTTGCCGGTGCTCATCAATACATTACGCAACCCGTTTAAATGCCCCAAAGAGACGCTGCCTTGGCTGGCGTACGAGTGGTCGGTTGATGAATGGAATGAAGAGTGGAGCGAAGAGCAGAAAAGGCAGGTCGTGGCGCAAGCTATTGCTGTGCACAAAAAGAAGGGCACACGCGGGGCTGTTGAAGATGCAATTAATGCTCTTGGTTACAACATTAATGCCATTGAATGGTGGGAACAGTCTCCAAAGGGAAAACCGGCAACCTATCAGCTGGATATTACTGCAGATGGAAGGGGTGTTTCTGAGGATGTTGTGGATGGTCTGCTGAAGGTAGTAGCCCGAACCAAAAACACGCGTTCTCACATGTCGAAGTTACGTGTGACAGGCTCTGTTTCAGAAACGTTTTATTCAGGTGCATGCGTGATAGCTGGTGACACTGTAGCCATTGAGCCGCTTACGCCTGAAGACATTGAAACCAGCGGTGTTTATGTCGCGGCCTGTAGTTACACAATCTACGAAAGCATGGGGTAG
- a CDS encoding baseplate assembly protein, which translates to MSAFNAINLSRLAPPKIIETLSVEQILQELIAYHEELDPNFTAPLPSDPAYKIFEANAYRELLLRQRINEAVQAVLVAYATGTDLEHLAAAIPLKRKLIDAGDPDAYPPKPPVYESCDDFRKRIVMAPEGFSTAGPDGAYIFHALSVLGVKDAHPHSPKPVHVQLYVLGKKGNGVPEKAVLDKVSEAFSKDVRPFTDFLEVLPAVVREYEVKATVHVLPGPSAESVLSEARKNLEKYVADSHKLGTCIARSGIDAALHIAGVSRVEITLPAADIITKGHEAAFCSKITLKQGSKA; encoded by the coding sequence ATGAGTGCATTCAATGCTATCAACCTTTCACGTCTCGCGCCTCCAAAGATCATTGAGACTTTGAGCGTAGAGCAAATTTTACAAGAGCTTATTGCATATCATGAGGAGTTGGACCCGAATTTTACGGCGCCGCTGCCTTCTGACCCTGCATATAAGATCTTTGAAGCGAACGCATACAGGGAACTGCTGTTGCGTCAGCGTATTAACGAGGCAGTGCAGGCAGTACTCGTAGCATATGCGACTGGTACGGATTTGGAGCACCTTGCAGCAGCAATTCCATTGAAGCGTAAGCTGATTGATGCTGGAGATCCGGATGCATATCCGCCAAAACCGCCAGTGTACGAAAGCTGCGATGATTTCCGAAAACGTATTGTGATGGCTCCGGAAGGGTTCAGTACAGCAGGGCCGGATGGTGCATACATCTTCCATGCTTTGTCAGTGCTGGGTGTAAAGGATGCTCACCCGCATTCGCCGAAACCTGTGCATGTGCAGCTGTATGTACTGGGTAAAAAAGGGAACGGGGTGCCTGAAAAGGCAGTTCTCGACAAGGTTTCCGAGGCTTTTTCTAAAGATGTCCGCCCGTTTACTGATTTTCTCGAAGTGCTTCCTGCGGTGGTACGCGAGTATGAAGTTAAGGCAACAGTACATGTTTTACCGGGTCCGTCCGCTGAGAGTGTTTTGAGTGAGGCTCGGAAGAACTTGGAAAAATATGTTGCGGATAGCCACAAGCTAGGAACCTGTATTGCCCGTTCCGGTATTGATGCAGCATTACACATTGCTGGTGTGTCCCGAGTCGAGATTACGCTGCCTGCTGCGGATATCATAACGAAAGGTCATGAAGCCGCTTTTTGTTCAAAGATCACGTTAAAGCAGGGGAGTAAGGCATGA
- a CDS encoding GPW/gp25 family protein, translated as MNGINRHTGERLSGIAHLRQSIADVLSTRIGTRVLNREYGSRLPSLIDAPVNAETSLEFYSATAEALHRWEPRFKLTSVRIASASNGVVVLNLAGEYLPDGKRITLEGVEVR; from the coding sequence ATGAACGGTATTAATAGACACACCGGAGAACGACTCTCCGGCATAGCGCATTTACGGCAGTCAATTGCCGATGTTTTGTCAACCCGTATCGGTACTCGTGTGTTGAATCGAGAGTACGGTTCGCGGTTGCCGTCCCTCATTGATGCGCCGGTTAATGCTGAAACTTCCCTTGAATTTTACTCGGCTACTGCAGAAGCGTTACATCGCTGGGAGCCGCGTTTTAAACTGACAAGCGTGCGTATTGCATCAGCATCAAACGGTGTTGTTGTGCTTAATCTGGCTGGTGAATACCTGCCGGACGGTAAGCGGATTACGCTTGAGGGAGTAGAAGTACGATGA
- a CDS encoding phage baseplate assembly protein V, with the protein MSYQLAELYRQVNNLVRIGTVHSVDYERNMARVAFGAAITDYLPWLTTRAAGNRTYESLEVGEQVFVITPPGQALGVIVGVLNQNAYPHPAQSPEIQKTVFKDGSVVMYDRASHVLTADIKGDVNVVASGNVQVEAGKDITATAGKAVEIAAGSSVTVTAKNITLNGQTTINGSLSQGGGSNGGSASFNSTLHTTGKITTDSDVVARVSLNSHNHTCREGNTGSPA; encoded by the coding sequence ATGAGTTATCAACTCGCGGAGCTGTATCGGCAGGTTAATAACCTTGTCCGGATAGGCACTGTCCATTCTGTTGATTATGAGCGGAACATGGCACGAGTTGCATTTGGCGCTGCCATTACCGACTACTTGCCATGGCTTACAACAAGGGCGGCGGGCAACAGAACATATGAGTCGTTGGAAGTCGGTGAGCAGGTTTTTGTTATTACTCCTCCGGGGCAGGCGCTGGGGGTGATTGTCGGTGTCCTCAATCAGAATGCATATCCGCATCCGGCACAAAGTCCCGAGATTCAGAAGACTGTATTTAAGGATGGCTCTGTCGTTATGTATGACAGGGCTTCGCATGTGCTCACAGCAGATATCAAAGGTGATGTGAATGTGGTCGCCTCTGGTAATGTGCAGGTAGAGGCAGGAAAAGATATTACTGCAACTGCTGGCAAGGCTGTGGAGATTGCTGCCGGATCATCAGTAACAGTTACCGCAAAGAATATTACCTTGAACGGACAGACGACAATCAACGGTTCTCTATCTCAAGGTGGCGGAAGTAACGGTGGTAGTGCATCGTTTAACAGCACACTTCATACTACAGGCAAGATTACAACTGATAGTGATGTCGTAGCGCGTGTGTCACTCAACAGTCACAATCATACTTGCAGGGAAGGTAATACCGGATCTCCTGCATAG
- a CDS encoding Mor transcription activator family protein: MQDKQAQLPAMAQELADVIGVEKTMKLVEGKRKTKSRSLYVPSPSRMNKSHWLVQTIGQEAAQELAQEYAGEPLTIPKCSSFIKLERNKKIVQMRQQGIRYQDIADNLGMTVSAVKMVYSRWMSAHREHHGGGVSISGTA; the protein is encoded by the coding sequence ATGCAAGATAAGCAGGCACAATTGCCGGCAATGGCGCAGGAATTAGCTGATGTTATCGGGGTTGAGAAGACTATGAAGCTGGTTGAAGGTAAACGGAAAACTAAGAGTCGTAGTTTGTATGTTCCCAGTCCGTCTCGTATGAATAAATCCCACTGGTTGGTACAGACCATTGGGCAAGAAGCAGCGCAGGAACTTGCGCAGGAGTACGCTGGGGAGCCGTTGACCATTCCGAAATGCTCAAGCTTTATCAAGTTGGAGCGGAATAAAAAGATTGTTCAAATGCGTCAGCAGGGCATCAGGTATCAGGATATAGCTGATAATCTGGGGATGACAGTTTCTGCGGTGAAAATGGTCTACAGCCGTTGGATGAGCGCGCATAGGGAACATCATGGAGGAGGTGTTTCGATTTCCGGTACAGCATAA
- a CDS encoding PH domain-containing protein: MGLFDALLGNASEVDANELHEELSPIMFDGEVIERAFKVIRDMYVFTSARLILIDKQGMTGKKVEYLSIPYKSVSTFAVETAGHFDMDAELKMWVSGRHEPIVKELKKGSDVVGIQKLLATKVLA; encoded by the coding sequence ATGGGACTTTTTGACGCCCTTTTGGGCAATGCATCAGAAGTTGATGCTAACGAGCTGCACGAAGAATTATCTCCAATCATGTTTGACGGCGAAGTAATTGAGCGCGCTTTCAAAGTAATTCGAGACATGTATGTATTTACAAGCGCCCGACTCATTTTGATCGATAAACAGGGAATGACCGGTAAAAAAGTTGAATACCTTTCTATCCCGTACAAATCTGTAAGCACCTTTGCTGTTGAAACAGCAGGCCATTTTGATATGGATGCTGAGCTTAAAATGTGGGTTTCCGGACGCCATGAGCCAATCGTAAAAGAGCTCAAAAAAGGCAGCGACGTTGTCGGCATCCAGAAGTTGCTGGCAACAAAAGTTTTAGCATAG
- a CDS encoding HNH endonuclease family protein: MIPVDRAPEPADFNKKVRKPGRQFLKRHHVKQGDPPPANFPWRRFWSRAIPMLHESYNDICAYLAMYLDPAVDLSGNREGSVEHFIPKAQDAWMAYEWNNYLLADRRVNSTRGQEELICPYDLDFYPFELMLDTGMIAVSEDLTPEQEEHAYQILDALSLDKEVYDIERAEYFARYRDRTREDALTNAQIARFAPFIWYEIQRQGYVIDES, translated from the coding sequence ATGATCCCTGTGGACCGTGCTCCGGAGCCAGCCGACTTTAATAAAAAAGTCCGGAAGCCGGGGAGGCAATTTTTAAAGCGTCATCATGTGAAACAAGGTGATCCACCGCCTGCAAACTTTCCATGGAGGCGGTTCTGGAGTCGTGCTATCCCTATGCTGCATGAGAGCTACAACGATATTTGCGCGTATCTGGCGATGTATCTAGATCCTGCAGTTGATCTTTCCGGAAACCGTGAAGGCAGCGTGGAGCATTTTATCCCCAAAGCACAGGATGCATGGATGGCGTACGAGTGGAATAACTATCTTCTTGCAGACAGGCGCGTAAATTCCACCCGTGGGCAGGAAGAGTTGATTTGCCCGTACGATCTTGATTTTTACCCTTTTGAGCTGATGTTGGATACTGGCATGATTGCGGTATCCGAAGATCTGACACCGGAGCAGGAGGAACACGCTTACCAGATTTTGGACGCGTTGAGTCTGGACAAAGAAGTCTACGACATCGAGCGCGCCGAATATTTTGCACGCTATAGAGACAGAACCCGCGAGGATGCTTTAACCAACGCCCAGATTGCCCGCTTTGCCCCGTTTATCTGGTACGAGATCCAGCGGCAGGGATATGTTATTGATGAGTCGTAG
- a CDS encoding AAA family ATPase, with amino-acid sequence MIKTLELNHVGPSEHLEIEFGDRLTVFTGDNGLGKSFVLDVAWWMLTKEWAGEMAMPQSLINASYNHSEQVEPVILGRFDSINAHNVLQQYIFQRLGQVWNCNSRREEGVIAGNAPSDSIVVYMKCDDTVAMYDPVKAQADEYARLLMQEHSSHYENVSIAFKQHTTRIYTQAELWNGVQKKRRQEFNGLISDWGDWQRESSFAYECLKKGVEHLSPKGEPYSIGSLRRVKADDSRKFPSIRSVLGKETPLIYASAGIRKILSLLYAMTWAWAEHIELCEKYTMKPASKIILMLDEVESHLHPQWQRSILKSLESVMGSLLVDYDVSTQLICTTHSPLVLASLDPIFDEEKDALYTFDMNRETCEIELKREEWVRRGSSAAWLTSPVFGLETDSSEQREEAIKEAKLAVRNRVSEEEARVVHEKLVATLHQADPFWSFWRTRAEKRGWKL; translated from the coding sequence ATGATCAAAACTCTTGAGTTAAATCATGTGGGGCCTTCTGAGCATTTGGAGATAGAGTTCGGGGACAGGCTCACGGTTTTTACAGGTGACAATGGTCTTGGAAAGAGTTTTGTTCTGGATGTTGCGTGGTGGATGCTCACAAAGGAGTGGGCTGGCGAAATGGCTATGCCGCAGTCACTCATTAATGCATCCTATAATCACAGTGAGCAAGTTGAGCCTGTCATCCTTGGCCGGTTTGATTCTATTAATGCACATAATGTTCTGCAGCAGTACATCTTTCAGCGTTTAGGGCAAGTGTGGAATTGTAACTCCCGACGTGAGGAGGGCGTTATAGCAGGCAACGCCCCAAGTGATTCAATTGTCGTGTATATGAAGTGTGACGATACCGTTGCCATGTACGACCCTGTTAAAGCGCAGGCAGATGAGTATGCACGTTTGTTGATGCAGGAGCATTCAAGCCATTATGAAAACGTAAGCATTGCCTTTAAACAGCACACAACCCGCATCTACACACAAGCAGAGTTGTGGAATGGAGTACAGAAAAAGCGCAGGCAGGAATTCAACGGTCTGATTTCAGACTGGGGCGACTGGCAACGAGAGAGCAGCTTTGCCTATGAATGTTTAAAGAAAGGTGTGGAGCATCTTTCTCCTAAAGGCGAGCCATATTCAATCGGCAGTTTGCGAAGGGTAAAAGCGGACGACAGCCGTAAGTTTCCTTCCATCAGGTCAGTTCTTGGTAAAGAAACACCGCTCATTTATGCCTCGGCTGGTATCCGTAAAATTTTGTCACTACTTTACGCCATGACCTGGGCGTGGGCTGAGCACATTGAGCTGTGCGAAAAATATACGATGAAACCAGCCTCAAAGATTATTCTTATGCTCGACGAAGTGGAATCGCACTTGCATCCCCAGTGGCAGCGGAGCATTTTAAAGTCGCTTGAATCAGTTATGGGCAGTCTGCTTGTAGATTATGACGTTAGCACGCAGTTGATTTGCACTACGCATTCTCCGCTGGTTCTGGCATCACTTGATCCTATTTTTGATGAAGAAAAGGACGCGCTTTACACCTTTGATATGAACAGGGAAACCTGTGAGATTGAGTTGAAAAGAGAAGAGTGGGTACGGCGTGGGTCTTCCGCAGCGTGGCTGACAAGTCCGGTTTTCGGGTTGGAGACTGATTCTTCCGAACAGCGTGAAGAGGCAATTAAGGAAGCCAAGCTTGCTGTGCGTAATCGTGTAAGTGAGGAGGAAGCAAGAGTAGTCCACGAAAAGCTGGTGGCGACGTTGCATCAGGCTGATCCGTTTTGGTCTTTTTGGCGAACTCGGGCGGAAAAACGAGGCTGGAAGTTATGA
- a CDS encoding DUF6475 domain-containing protein, giving the protein MDWNNIAERDVFLKRFLGLCELFGVAADEFKTELYFRALSGFSAQEVVRGIDRAVTQCRFFPKPVELLELIQGCPEDIAEVEAGKVVEAVKRVGSWKSVVFDDAVTAAVVEQGFGGWVKLCSDMTARDEKWFRKDFCRLYVSFARQNVRVTGALAGQAAIANNAHCNKYLEPVALVGNAQKAQAIFAAGSKGQGTPIAMLAGNVSKKLAVEALDG; this is encoded by the coding sequence ATGGACTGGAATAATATTGCGGAACGGGATGTGTTCCTGAAACGTTTTCTGGGGCTGTGCGAACTGTTTGGCGTTGCTGCTGACGAGTTCAAGACAGAGTTGTATTTCCGTGCGCTGAGTGGTTTTTCTGCGCAGGAAGTTGTGCGGGGGATAGACAGGGCCGTAACGCAGTGCCGCTTTTTCCCAAAGCCTGTGGAACTGCTGGAGCTGATTCAGGGATGTCCTGAAGATATTGCCGAGGTGGAAGCTGGCAAGGTTGTTGAGGCGGTAAAGCGTGTGGGGTCGTGGAAGTCCGTAGTCTTTGACGATGCTGTTACGGCGGCGGTTGTGGAGCAGGGCTTCGGTGGCTGGGTAAAACTGTGCAGCGATATGACTGCCAGAGATGAGAAATGGTTCCGAAAAGATTTCTGCAGGTTGTATGTCAGCTTTGCACGGCAGAATGTGCGGGTTACAGGCGCATTGGCAGGACAGGCAGCCATTGCCAACAATGCACATTGTAATAAGTACCTGGAGCCGGTGGCGCTGGTAGGCAACGCGCAGAAAGCGCAGGCAATATTCGCAGCCGGAAGTAAAGGGCAGGGAACCCCGATTGCTATGCTGGCAGGGAACGTTAGTAAAAAACTCGCAGTGGAGGCACTGGATGGCTAA
- a CDS encoding RNA recognition motif domain-containing protein, translating into MTKNIYVGNLSWECTDQDLRTLFADFGDVSSARVIEDRETGRSRGFGFVEMEAAGAEQAIESLNGSDYQGRNLKVNEAQPRQSRPSRPRY; encoded by the coding sequence TTGACTAAAAATATTTATGTCGGCAACCTGTCTTGGGAATGTACTGATCAGGATCTTCGCACCCTTTTTGCTGATTTCGGCGATGTTTCTTCTGCTCGTGTAATTGAAGATCGTGAAACTGGTCGTTCCCGCGGCTTTGGCTTTGTAGAAATGGAAGCCGCAGGTGCCGAACAAGCTATTGAGTCTCTCAATGGTTCAGACTATCAGGGACGTAACCTCAAGGTTAACGAAGCCCAGCCTCGTCAGTCTCGTCCTTCTCGCCCTCGCTACTAA